Proteins from one Mycobacterium adipatum genomic window:
- a CDS encoding heme-binding protein, translated as MLINPIPARRILAAAFGALAVFGSVATASAEPLPPPPPPNCTAADLAGVIAGVTAATSAYLFTHPPVNDFFTGLQDKTQEERRAELSAYMDVNPQVRDELRGIRQPSTDFRARCDN; from the coding sequence ATGCTGATCAATCCCATCCCGGCGCGGCGCATACTCGCTGCGGCCTTCGGTGCGCTGGCCGTGTTCGGTTCCGTCGCAACGGCGTCGGCGGAGCCGCTCCCTCCGCCGCCACCGCCCAACTGCACCGCCGCCGACCTGGCCGGTGTGATCGCCGGCGTCACCGCCGCGACATCGGCCTACCTGTTCACCCACCCGCCGGTGAACGACTTCTTCACCGGCCTGCAAGACAAGACGCAGGAGGAGCGCCGGGCCGAGCTGAGCGCGTACATGGACGTCAATCCGCAAGTGCGCGACGAGCTCCGGGGCATCCGGCAGCCCAGCACGGATTTCCGGGCCCGCTGCGACAACTAG